The Delphinus delphis chromosome 2, mDelDel1.2, whole genome shotgun sequence genome contains a region encoding:
- the BLOC1S6 gene encoding biogenesis of lysosome-related organelles complex 1 subunit 6, with product MSVPGPPSLDGVLAGPPHGLESGGPTPGLSDTSPDEGLIEDLTIEDKAVEQLAEGLLSHYLPDLQRSKQALQELTQNQVVLLDTLEQEISKFKECHSMLDINALFTEAKHYHAKLVNIRKEMLMLHEKTSKLKKRALKLQQKRQKEELEREQQREKEFEREKQLTAKPAKRM from the exons ATGAGTGTCCCTGGGCCGCCTTCCCTGGACGGGGTCCTGGCAGGGCCACCCCACGGCCTGGAGTCCGGGGGCCCGACGCCGG GTTTAAGTGACACTTCTCCAGATGAAGGGTTAATAGAGGACTTGACCATAGAAGACaaagctgtggagcaactggcaGAAGGCTTGCTTTCTCACTACTTGCCAGATCTGCAGAGATCAAAACAAGCTCTCCAGGAACTCAC ACAGAACCAAGTTGTATTATTAGACACACTGGAACAAGAGatttcaaaatttaaagaatGTCATTCTATGTTGGATATTAATGCTTTG TTCACTGAAGCTAAACACTATCATGCCAAGTTGGTGAATATAAGAAAGGAGATGCTGATGCTTCATGAAAAGACATCAAAGTTAAAA AAAAGAGCACTTAAACTGCAGCAGAAGAGGCAAAAAGAAGAGTTGGAAAGGGAGCAGCAACGGGAGAaggaatttgaaagagaaaagcagttAACTGCCAAACCAGCTAAAAGGATGTGA